A portion of the bacterium genome contains these proteins:
- a CDS encoding DUF4910 domain-containing protein, with translation MPDLMLRIINDLWFAARHIVSDEYDAALTRLGEFLPLTIHEVPSGTPCWTWRIPNKWGVKEAWIEADGRRLVDVADHPLHIVYGSLPLDEVVSREELMRHLRWKDDRPGAIPFEFKYYERDWGFCLPRDWLDRFTAEQYRVKIDIVDEPGALKIGEHFIPGQTDRCVVIVSHFCHPAMVNDDLAGVAVSVDVARRLRDPYYSYRFLYLPETIGSVAYLSQHEDLIPDMAAGIFLEMLATSGPLVLQHSYEHEARIDHMASYVLARHQPGLQEGKFRTIIGNDEMVFDGPGVRVPMISLSRWPYPEYHTSDDNPSVIVPGNLVHAREAVLDLIRHLEADYVPVRNFRGPLFLSGHGLWVDWRVNLKLNRALEWVINNIEGDYSISELAAQAGVDFWELKEWLDRALGHGVIGNRPAL, from the coding sequence ATGCCCGATCTGATGCTGCGGATCATCAACGACCTGTGGTTCGCCGCCCGTCACATCGTCAGCGACGAGTACGACGCGGCCCTAACCCGCCTCGGGGAGTTCCTGCCCCTGACCATCCACGAGGTGCCCTCCGGCACGCCATGCTGGACGTGGCGCATCCCCAACAAGTGGGGGGTCAAGGAGGCCTGGATCGAGGCCGACGGCCGGCGGTTGGTGGACGTGGCTGACCACCCGCTGCACATCGTCTACGGCTCCCTCCCCCTCGATGAGGTGGTCTCCCGCGAGGAGCTGATGCGGCATTTGCGCTGGAAGGACGACCGCCCCGGCGCGATCCCCTTCGAGTTCAAGTACTACGAGCGCGACTGGGGCTTCTGCCTCCCCCGTGACTGGCTGGACCGCTTCACCGCCGAGCAGTACCGGGTGAAGATTGACATCGTGGATGAGCCGGGGGCGCTGAAGATCGGCGAGCACTTCATCCCCGGCCAGACCGACCGCTGCGTGGTCATCGTCTCCCACTTCTGCCACCCGGCGATGGTCAATGACGACCTGGCCGGCGTAGCCGTCAGCGTGGATGTCGCCCGGCGCCTGCGCGACCCGTACTACTCCTACCGCTTCCTCTACCTGCCCGAGACCATCGGCTCGGTGGCATACCTGTCCCAGCATGAGGACCTGATCCCCGACATGGCCGCCGGGATCTTCCTGGAGATGCTGGCCACCTCCGGCCCACTCGTGTTGCAGCACTCGTACGAGCACGAGGCGCGGATTGACCACATGGCCTCGTACGTACTCGCCCGGCACCAGCCGGGGCTGCAGGAGGGCAAGTTCCGCACCATCATCGGCAACGACGAGATGGTCTTCGACGGCCCCGGTGTGCGCGTCCCGATGATCAGCCTCTCCCGCTGGCCCTACCCCGAGTACCACACCAGCGACGACAACCCGAGCGTCATTGTGCCCGGCAACCTCGTCCACGCGCGCGAAGCCGTCCTGGACCTGATCCGTCACCTGGAGGCCGACTATGTGCCGGTGCGCAACTTCCGCGGGCCGCTGTTCCTGTCGGGCCACGGACTGTGGGTGGACTGGCGCGTGAACCTCAAGCTCAACCGGGCCCTGGAGTGGGTCATCAACAACATTGAGGGCGACTACAGCATCTCGGAACTGGCGGCGCAGGCGGGGGTGGACTTCTGGGAGCTGAAGGAATGGCTTGACCGGGCGCTGGGGCATGGGGTAATAGGGAACCGTCCGGCATTGTAG
- a CDS encoding NAD(P)-dependent oxidoreductase — protein MQLGFVGMGIMGSAMAQNLLKAGHPVMVWNRTREKTAPAMAAGATVADSLPHLARACDLIFVCVADTPDVEAVLFGAEGLAEGLANGVPPPAPSLQGGGTARKTVVDHSTISPEATVDFARRINALGCDYLDAPVSGGQGGAVAGTLAIMVGGNEAVCEQVRPYFEAMGQNIVYCGPQGNGQRVKAVNQVICALNILACSEGMLFARQMGLDLETVHKVVSSGAAGSWMVSNLAPKMIAGDFAPGFMIRLQAKDLNIASGSMAALPADYAGTRLTAELFNAAVRAGLGEQGTQGLVNLLGWGADD, from the coding sequence ATGCAACTCGGCTTTGTCGGCATGGGCATCATGGGCTCGGCCATGGCCCAGAACCTGCTCAAGGCGGGCCATCCGGTGATGGTGTGGAACCGCACCCGCGAGAAGACCGCCCCGGCGATGGCGGCGGGGGCGACAGTGGCCGACTCTCTCCCCCACCTCGCCCGCGCGTGTGACCTGATCTTCGTCTGCGTGGCGGATACGCCCGACGTGGAGGCGGTGCTGTTTGGTGCGGAGGGGCTGGCGGAGGGACTGGCCAACGGCGTCCCACCCCCTGCCCCCTCCCTGCAGGGAGGGGGAACGGCTCGCAAGACGGTCGTGGACCATAGCACCATCTCGCCCGAAGCGACCGTGGACTTTGCCCGGCGCATCAACGCCCTGGGCTGCGATTATCTCGACGCCCCCGTGTCCGGCGGCCAGGGCGGGGCCGTCGCAGGCACGCTGGCCATCATGGTCGGCGGCAACGAGGCGGTGTGCGAGCAGGTCCGCCCCTACTTCGAGGCGATGGGGCAGAACATCGTTTACTGCGGACCACAGGGCAACGGCCAACGGGTCAAGGCCGTCAACCAGGTGATCTGCGCCCTCAACATCCTGGCCTGCAGCGAGGGGATGCTGTTCGCGCGGCAGATGGGCTTGGACCTGGAGACGGTCCACAAGGTGGTCTCCAGCGGGGCGGCGGGGAGCTGGATGGTATCGAACCTGGCCCCCAAGATGATCGCTGGCGACTTCGCCCCGGGCTTCATGATCCGCCTGCAGGCCAAGGACCTCAACATCGCCTCCGGCAGCATGGCCGCCCTGCCGGCGGACTATGCCGGCACGCGCCTGACCGCCGAGCTGTTCAACGCAGCCGTGCGCGCGGGGCTGGGCGAGCAGGGCACGCAGGGCCTGGTGAACCTGCTGGGTTGGGGGGCAGACGACTGA
- a CDS encoding amidohydrolase family protein, producing MLLDCNTLFGYWQKDTQDRSLDRLLHILHTNGVDRALTCSGRGVWDSFPEGNEETLRVCAAYPELLPVATIRPGDWFACREEIASLRERGFRMVRLFPRTQLWSVTSLSFRRLVDDLAGCGLPLFFDNGFDAGSVIPPLVDLFQGTGVPLIFSAVSYGLSEFLAACELHPQTYTDTWQLFLLNEIEIIRNEVGLEHVLFGTRAPFDMPGPCLEMVRHARLTEEERAQVLAGNVLSLIGEAPGGSDSGPAGSRPLPTAAATSTPASRFPIPASRPLIDVHAHYGPWVGLPNPYTPIEDLLDTCRRFRIEHCCLSSTCAIGYDVHEGNERVREVIEGHPELHGYVVIHPGYAEQSLAQVRELLALPNFVGAKLHPKHCGYQADCPEARPLLAALVELGKPLLVHTWFDEMCLAMGRAADLFPDLALIMGHMGGDTWETALTVAADRPNLYLELCSGLSPWGKLEQSVSVVGAERILFGTDLTLLDPGYTLGLVTGAEIGERQKRLILHDNAQRLFGF from the coding sequence ATGCTTCTCGACTGCAACACCCTCTTCGGCTACTGGCAGAAGGACACCCAGGACCGGTCCCTGGACCGGCTCCTGCACATCCTGCACACCAACGGCGTGGACCGGGCGCTGACGTGTTCGGGGCGTGGGGTGTGGGACAGCTTCCCCGAGGGCAACGAGGAGACGCTGCGGGTCTGCGCCGCGTACCCCGAGCTGCTCCCGGTGGCGACCATCCGCCCCGGCGACTGGTTCGCCTGCCGCGAGGAGATCGCGTCACTGCGCGAGCGCGGCTTCCGCATGGTGCGCCTCTTCCCCCGCACGCAGCTTTGGTCGGTGACGTCGCTGAGCTTCCGGCGGCTGGTGGACGACCTGGCAGGCTGCGGCTTGCCCCTGTTCTTCGACAACGGGTTTGACGCGGGCTCGGTCATTCCGCCGCTGGTGGACCTCTTCCAGGGCACGGGGGTGCCGCTCATCTTCAGCGCCGTCTCGTACGGGCTGAGCGAGTTCCTGGCGGCGTGCGAGTTGCACCCGCAGACCTATACGGATACCTGGCAGCTCTTCCTGCTCAACGAGATCGAGATCATCCGCAACGAGGTCGGTCTCGAGCATGTCCTGTTCGGGACGCGCGCGCCGTTCGACATGCCTGGGCCATGCCTGGAGATGGTGCGTCATGCGCGGCTGACGGAGGAGGAGCGGGCGCAGGTGCTGGCGGGGAATGTGCTCTCGCTCATCGGGGAGGCGCCCGGCGGCAGCGACAGCGGGCCGGCTGGTAGCCGGCCCCTCCCAACGGCAGCGGCGACCTCGACTCCCGCTTCCCGATTCCCGATTCCCGCCTCCCGGCCTCTCATAGACGTCCATGCCCACTACGGCCCCTGGGTCGGCCTGCCCAACCCGTACACCCCCATCGAGGACCTGCTGGACACTTGTCGCCGCTTCCGCATCGAACACTGCTGCCTGTCGTCTACGTGCGCCATCGGCTATGACGTGCACGAGGGCAACGAGCGGGTGCGCGAGGTCATCGAGGGGCACCCGGAGCTGCACGGGTACGTCGTGATCCACCCGGGCTACGCAGAGCAGTCGCTGGCGCAAGTGCGGGAGCTGCTCGCCTTGCCCAACTTCGTCGGGGCAAAGTTGCACCCGAAGCACTGTGGCTACCAGGCCGACTGTCCCGAGGCGCGGCCGCTGCTAGCGGCCCTGGTGGAGCTCGGCAAGCCCCTGCTGGTGCACACCTGGTTTGATGAGATGTGTCTGGCCATGGGCCGGGCCGCGGACCTCTTCCCGGACCTGGCGCTCATCATGGGCCACATGGGTGGGGACACCTGGGAGACGGCGCTGACGGTGGCGGCGGATCGGCCGAACCTGTACCTGGAGCTGTGCTCGGGCCTGTCGCCATGGGGGAAGCTGGAGCAGTCGGTCAGCGTCGTCGGCGCCGAGCGGATCCTGTTCGGCACGGACCTGACACTGCTGGACCCGGGCTACACGCTGGGGCTGGTGACGGGGGCAGAGATAGGGGAGAGGCAGAAGCGGCTGATCCTGCACGACAACGCGCAGCGGCTGTTTGGGTTCTAG
- a CDS encoding cyclase family protein, which yields MGSSGGCLQEFRQSWPNYFPTMVIHDISIILGEQNITYPGDRSFVRESTGPIPGIKVTEESNLSLSAHSGTHLDAPAHFIAGGKHLDDYTPADFVMPAQVVEILNPEAVTAEDLQDVETSPGEAILFRTGNSHSGRVVSGEFSDRYVYVAADAAHWCVDRQLRLVGLDYISVDRYDDGETPAHRLLLGAGVLALETIDLAEVRPGRYTLVCLPLRIKGAEGSPVRAVLVEGDLS from the coding sequence ATGGGCAGCTCCGGGGGGTGTTTGCAGGAGTTTCGCCAATCCTGGCCCAATTACTTCCCTACCATGGTCATCCACGACATCTCGATCATTCTGGGCGAGCAAAACATCACCTACCCGGGCGACCGCTCGTTCGTGCGCGAGTCAACCGGGCCGATCCCCGGGATCAAGGTGACGGAGGAGTCCAACCTCAGCCTCAGCGCCCACTCAGGCACACACCTGGACGCCCCGGCCCATTTCATCGCAGGCGGTAAGCACCTGGATGACTACACACCGGCGGATTTCGTCATGCCGGCCCAGGTAGTGGAGATTCTGAACCCCGAGGCCGTGACCGCCGAGGACCTGCAAGACGTCGAGACCAGCCCTGGTGAGGCCATCCTCTTCCGCACGGGCAACTCCCACAGCGGCCGCGTCGTCAGCGGCGAGTTCAGCGACCGTTATGTCTACGTGGCCGCCGATGCCGCGCACTGGTGTGTGGACCGGCAACTCCGGCTCGTGGGGCTGGACTACATCAGCGTGGACCGGTACGACGACGGTGAGACGCCGGCCCATCGTCTGCTGCTGGGAGCCGGGGTGCTGGCGCTTGAGACCATCGACCTGGCAGAGGTGCGCCCGGGCCGCTACACACTGGTCTGCCTGCCGCTGCGCATCAAGGGCGCGGAGGGCTCGCCGGTGCGGGCGGTGCTGGTGGAGGGGGATCTGAGCTGA
- a CDS encoding carbohydrate-binding family 9-like protein: MKPLLLVLTLGSCALAVAQAPPPWGEPFSLGKSAAYQCVRADKPIVIDGSLDDPAWARAQEIEHFVVPPRMNWIEFRMITARRARSQSHARLMWDDKYLYLGAELEDRDIYCATPAGHDNPFGPDDIIELFVKPSDEQPWYWEFHVVPSSCTRDYFYARRGSGGDKRWMKYESGMEAKVTVVGTFDDWSDRDNKWIAEMRLPWSAFDRWGGKPQVGDTWRFLVSRYDYSVHLEDGSELSAAAPLPWQNYHLFEYYPYMVFR; encoded by the coding sequence ATGAAACCCTTGCTGCTGGTTCTCACTCTCGGCTCATGCGCGCTGGCCGTGGCCCAGGCACCCCCGCCCTGGGGCGAGCCCTTTTCGCTCGGGAAGAGCGCGGCGTACCAGTGCGTGCGGGCGGACAAGCCGATTGTCATTGACGGCAGCCTCGATGACCCCGCCTGGGCACGGGCGCAGGAGATCGAGCACTTCGTCGTCCCGCCGAGGATGAACTGGATCGAGTTCAGGATGATCACTGCCCGGCGGGCCCGCTCGCAGAGTCATGCGCGCCTGATGTGGGACGACAAGTACCTGTACCTGGGCGCAGAACTTGAGGATCGCGACATCTACTGCGCCACCCCGGCCGGCCATGACAACCCCTTTGGCCCCGATGACATCATTGAGCTGTTCGTCAAGCCCAGCGATGAGCAGCCGTGGTACTGGGAGTTCCACGTGGTGCCCAGCAGCTGCACCCGCGACTACTTCTATGCTCGCCGCGGCTCCGGCGGCGACAAGCGCTGGATGAAGTACGAGTCGGGCATGGAGGCCAAGGTTACGGTGGTCGGGACGTTCGACGACTGGTCGGACCGGGACAACAAGTGGATCGCGGAGATGCGCCTGCCGTGGTCGGCCTTCGACAGGTGGGGCGGCAAGCCGCAGGTGGGGGACACCTGGCGCTTCCTGGTCTCGCGGTATGACTACTCGGTGCACCTGGAGGACGGCAGCGAGCTCTCCGCCGCGGCGCCGTTACCGTGGCAGAACTACCATCTGTTTGAGTACTACCCCTATATGGTGTTCAGGTAG
- a CDS encoding DUF1559 domain-containing protein, whose product MRRGFTLIELLVVIAIIAILAAILFPVFAKAREKARQTSCLSNMKQLGLAMMQYAQDYDERLPVRGANCTAASRWGGLPIQHVLPYVKNTQVYQCPSMSPRTYCGNVAASMAAQVPGSSYNVSCGLTGGAALGTIIVPAEMAMLGESAGSSFWRPVTDYAGCDCGVLYTHNDGINVAYCDGHTKWTKSQRIHAPKAIVYGGTYLPWKNATAYPPGW is encoded by the coding sequence ATGAGACGAGGCTTCACCTTGATTGAATTGCTTGTGGTCATTGCCATCATCGCCATCCTGGCGGCGATCCTGTTCCCCGTTTTCGCCAAGGCGCGCGAGAAGGCGCGTCAGACGTCATGTCTGAGCAACATGAAGCAGCTTGGCCTGGCCATGATGCAGTATGCCCAGGACTATGATGAGCGGCTGCCCGTCCGTGGCGCCAACTGCACCGCCGCCTCCCGGTGGGGCGGCCTGCCGATCCAGCATGTGCTGCCCTACGTCAAGAACACGCAAGTCTACCAGTGCCCGAGCATGAGCCCGCGGACCTACTGCGGCAATGTCGCCGCCTCCATGGCAGCGCAAGTCCCCGGGAGCTCGTACAATGTCAGTTGCGGCCTCACCGGTGGCGCAGCTCTGGGCACCATCATCGTCCCCGCAGAGATGGCGATGCTCGGCGAGTCGGCCGGCTCCAGCTTCTGGCGGCCTGTGACCGACTACGCCGGCTGCGACTGCGGGGTGCTGTACACCCACAATGATGGCATCAATGTCGCGTACTGCGACGGCCACACCAAGTGGACCAAGTCGCAGCGGATCCATGCGCCCAAGGCGATCGTGTACGGCGGCACCTATCTGCCCTGGAAGAACGCCACCGCCTACCCGCCGGGCTGGTAG
- a CDS encoding aminotransferase class V-fold PLP-dependent enzyme: MYRVGQKEADALTRTLLSGELFRYHIGGECTRFEARWAKAVGVRNCRMTSSGTTAITAALVGLGLGPGDEVVVPACTYMASAVSVLAVGAIPIVCDIDESVTLDPKALAALVGPRTRAVIPVHMWGLVCDLDAIMKVAKKHKLLVVEDCCQCVGGGYKGKSVGSVGHAGAFSFNYYKNMTAGEGGAFVTDDDAVARKGACMIDCCSFYWDGRTDFVPFTSNGSRASELEGAMMNAQLDRLPGMIKAMRKQKQTILEATADTGLKPIKANSLEWECGTHVGYMLPSPEQAERFAGLVGGFVTAKTGRHIYTEWDPIFAHQGAHHPALNPYNLRENAECRMDYTKDMCQRSLEILNRAVLIGTHPDRKAAETKALIKRVKSAATEVL, translated from the coding sequence ATGTACCGTGTAGGCCAAAAGGAAGCCGATGCCCTCACCAGGACGCTACTGTCCGGTGAGCTGTTCCGCTACCACATCGGCGGGGAATGCACGCGCTTCGAGGCGCGGTGGGCCAAGGCCGTTGGGGTGAGGAACTGCCGGATGACCTCCAGCGGCACCACCGCCATCACGGCGGCGCTCGTTGGCCTGGGCCTTGGCCCCGGCGATGAGGTCGTCGTGCCGGCCTGCACCTACATGGCCTCGGCCGTCTCCGTCCTGGCGGTGGGCGCCATCCCCATCGTCTGTGACATTGACGAGTCCGTCACGCTCGACCCGAAGGCCCTCGCCGCCCTCGTGGGCCCGCGGACGCGGGCCGTCATCCCCGTGCACATGTGGGGCCTCGTGTGCGACCTCGATGCCATCATGAAGGTCGCCAAGAAGCACAAGCTGCTGGTCGTCGAGGACTGCTGCCAGTGCGTCGGGGGCGGCTACAAGGGCAAGAGCGTGGGCTCCGTCGGCCACGCCGGCGCCTTCAGCTTCAACTACTACAAGAACATGACGGCCGGCGAGGGCGGGGCCTTCGTGACCGACGACGATGCCGTGGCCCGCAAGGGCGCCTGCATGATTGACTGCTGCAGCTTCTACTGGGACGGCCGCACCGACTTCGTACCCTTCACCTCGAACGGCTCGCGCGCCTCGGAACTCGAGGGCGCCATGATGAACGCCCAACTGGACCGCCTGCCGGGCATGATCAAGGCCATGCGCAAGCAGAAGCAGACGATCCTGGAGGCGACCGCCGACACGGGCCTCAAGCCCATCAAGGCCAACAGCCTGGAGTGGGAGTGCGGCACACACGTGGGGTACATGCTACCCAGCCCCGAGCAGGCCGAGCGCTTCGCCGGGCTCGTCGGAGGCTTCGTCACGGCCAAGACCGGGCGCCACATCTACACCGAGTGGGACCCGATCTTCGCCCATCAAGGCGCCCACCACCCGGCGCTCAACCCGTACAACCTGCGTGAGAACGCCGAGTGCCGGATGGACTACACCAAGGACATGTGCCAGAGGTCGCTGGAGATCCTGAACCGTGCGGTCCTCATCGGCACCCACCCGGACCGCAAGGCCGCCGAGACAAAGGCCCTCATCAAGCGCGTCAAGTCGGCCGCGACAGAGGTGCTGTAG
- a CDS encoding nucleotidyltransferase domain-containing protein translates to MWLQCPLDDILATRTKVRILRLLATEGLALSGREIARRLGMVQSQVSVVIRQLVAAGVVEAQHAAPAMLYSFTTRGEPVAMAVRELFRQEQRRTDALVGALQEGVPGLLAVALFGSAARGTHRSDSDVDLLLVVERDDAEAHERIEQLLGALERDHIVPLSWLVADVAQLRAWEAADHPLWRNIQQDGIRLAGESPGWIVRHGTMADTVG, encoded by the coding sequence ATGTGGCTGCAATGCCCGCTGGATGACATCCTGGCGACACGCACGAAGGTGCGCATCCTGCGCCTGCTGGCGACGGAGGGCCTCGCGCTGTCTGGCCGGGAGATTGCGCGTCGTCTGGGCATGGTTCAGAGCCAGGTCAGCGTTGTCATCCGGCAACTGGTGGCGGCGGGGGTGGTCGAGGCTCAGCACGCGGCCCCCGCCATGCTGTATAGCTTCACGACGCGGGGGGAGCCTGTTGCGATGGCAGTGCGCGAGTTGTTCCGCCAGGAGCAGCGGCGTACTGACGCGCTGGTTGGGGCCCTGCAGGAAGGCGTGCCGGGCCTGCTCGCCGTCGCCCTGTTCGGCAGCGCGGCGCGCGGCACCCACCGCTCGGATAGCGACGTGGACTTGCTGTTGGTTGTCGAACGGGATGATGCGGAGGCGCACGAACGGATCGAGCAGCTCCTCGGAGCGCTGGAGCGGGATCACATCGTGCCGCTGTCGTGGCTGGTGGCTGATGTGGCCCAGTTGCGCGCCTGGGAAGCTGCCGACCATCCACTGTGGCGCAACATCCAACAGGATGGGATCCGCCTGGCCGGGGAGTCCCCAGGGTGGATAGTCAGACATGGCACCATGGCAGACACGGTGGGATAG
- a CDS encoding glutamine synthetase family protein has protein sequence MEPGSPEARQFVLEQAKANNVRFIKLWFTDILGYLKSFSITMEELEASMIEGRGFDGSSIDGFVRIDESDMIAMPDPATFVVLPWRSTDANGGVGRMYCDIYQPNGEPFHSDPRYVLKRQLERAASHGFTFYVGPELEYFYFPNARTPEALDTGGYFDMTANDSAMDLRRDTIVALEAMGVGVEYSHHEVAPSQHEIDLRYTDGLSMADACMTYRITVKEVALRHGLYATFMPKPIFGENGSGMHTHQSLFRGDTNAFFDANDPRFLSKECYAYIAGLLKHGAEITLVTNQWINSYKRLVPGYEAPVYLSWALRNRSDLIRVPQYAPGKEKATRIEYRAPDPACNPYLAFAAMLAAGLEGIEQGYTCPEPTESNVYKMLEQERKRRKIGTLPPDLLSAIEIAEGSKVLKKALGEEMHSKLIENKKVEWDQYRMQVTDYEIKRYLPVL, from the coding sequence ATGGAACCCGGTAGCCCCGAGGCCCGCCAGTTCGTGCTGGAGCAGGCCAAGGCCAACAACGTGCGCTTCATCAAGCTGTGGTTCACCGACATCCTGGGGTATCTGAAGAGCTTTTCGATCACGATGGAGGAGTTGGAGGCCTCGATGATCGAGGGGCGTGGCTTTGACGGCTCCTCGATTGACGGCTTCGTCCGCATTGACGAGAGCGACATGATCGCCATGCCGGACCCGGCGACCTTCGTCGTGCTCCCCTGGCGCAGCACCGACGCGAACGGCGGGGTCGGCCGCATGTACTGCGACATTTACCAGCCGAACGGCGAGCCCTTCCATAGCGACCCGCGCTATGTGCTCAAGCGCCAACTGGAGCGGGCTGCCAGCCACGGCTTCACCTTCTATGTCGGGCCGGAACTCGAGTACTTCTACTTCCCCAACGCCCGGACCCCCGAAGCCCTCGACACCGGCGGCTACTTCGACATGACGGCCAATGACTCAGCCATGGACCTGCGCCGCGACACCATCGTGGCCCTGGAAGCCATGGGTGTGGGCGTGGAGTACAGCCACCACGAGGTGGCCCCCAGCCAGCACGAGATTGACCTGCGCTACACCGACGGGCTGAGCATGGCCGACGCCTGCATGACCTACCGCATCACGGTCAAGGAGGTCGCCCTGCGCCACGGCCTGTACGCGACCTTCATGCCCAAGCCAATCTTCGGGGAGAACGGCAGCGGCATGCACACCCACCAGTCGCTGTTCCGCGGGGACACCAACGCCTTCTTCGACGCCAACGACCCACGGTTCCTATCCAAGGAGTGCTACGCCTATATCGCCGGTCTGCTCAAGCACGGGGCGGAGATCACGCTGGTCACGAACCAGTGGATCAACTCCTACAAGCGCCTGGTGCCCGGCTACGAGGCCCCGGTCTACCTGTCGTGGGCGCTGCGCAACCGCTCGGACCTGATCCGCGTGCCTCAGTACGCACCCGGCAAGGAGAAGGCCACGCGCATCGAGTACCGTGCTCCCGATCCGGCGTGCAATCCGTACCTGGCCTTCGCCGCCATGCTGGCCGCCGGCCTGGAGGGCATCGAGCAGGGCTACACCTGCCCCGAGCCGACCGAGAGCAACGTGTACAAGATGCTCGAGCAGGAGCGCAAGCGGCGCAAGATCGGGACCCTGCCCCCCGACCTGCTGTCGGCCATCGAGATCGCCGAGGGGAGCAAGGTGCTCAAGAAGGCCCTCGGCGAAGAGATGCACAGCAAGCTGATCGAGAACAAGAAGGTGGAGTGGGATCAGTACCGCATGCAGGTGACGGACTACGAGATCAAGCGCTATCTGCCGGTGCTGTAG
- a CDS encoding family 10 glycosylhydrolase, with translation MPDGVVISDLSRARPSSALSRDPAPDQWGIYDYETADLAGRAVYCRPHFNPPPLAVPLGVRGWHRLFLGIHYGHGHNSHAAKLGLTIPEQFLWVKLSGQRSYELIEPELYGRKDEPHPEKVFGMNDVAEVLWCCADLSDRELHVAPRRTARFPHEAAGLAWVRLEPMAPAEVAMYRARLGQPDTRRLIYIGDSDLHDGYPLSADEVHYHLQPLQDSDFFLVLWSTALGDVCYFPSRQYPRAHVLTGGVSPYGFVSPAAAAGDTLQNLADTVHEMGLRVHGLMRPVASRLAPLHWPRAEGDLFHRCPEVRQVGRRGAPVGHYSFAHPLVRETFTGVLREQVEHWPLDGVHVLFNRGWPFVSFEPAVVADFTAEYGEDPHGLDPMDPRWWRHQARYVSRFVQDVREMLDEVGQRRGQRLEFSVTVMAGVEQSLALGLDVSQWLARRWVDRAIVHPCWLPNRWLDTEVRADLSVTPQRIAEVKALAGETCRVYPDVYPRYMPATDYPRRAEEYYAAGADGLCFWDTYCRVPRKSEWHTIRQLGHVADLPQLAEEARGHFRVYPLTSTAGMSLAPEHTPATNG, from the coding sequence ATGCCGGACGGTGTGGTCATCTCCGATCTTTCGCGCGCCCGTCCCTCGTCCGCCCTCAGTCGCGATCCGGCTCCCGATCAGTGGGGAATCTACGACTACGAGACTGCCGACCTCGCTGGCCGGGCGGTGTACTGCCGGCCCCACTTCAACCCCCCGCCGCTTGCCGTGCCCCTAGGCGTCCGCGGCTGGCACCGCCTCTTCCTGGGTATCCACTACGGCCACGGGCATAACAGCCATGCCGCCAAGCTCGGCCTGACGATCCCCGAGCAGTTCCTGTGGGTAAAGCTCTCCGGCCAGCGCAGCTATGAACTCATCGAGCCGGAGCTGTATGGCCGCAAGGATGAGCCGCATCCCGAAAAGGTCTTCGGGATGAACGACGTGGCCGAGGTGCTGTGGTGCTGCGCCGACCTGAGCGACCGGGAACTACACGTGGCGCCACGGCGCACGGCGCGGTTTCCCCACGAGGCCGCCGGCCTGGCCTGGGTGCGGCTGGAGCCCATGGCCCCCGCAGAGGTGGCGATGTACCGCGCCCGGCTGGGGCAGCCAGACACGCGACGGCTCATCTACATCGGCGACTCCGACCTGCACGACGGCTACCCGCTGAGCGCCGATGAAGTCCACTATCATCTTCAGCCTCTGCAGGACAGCGACTTCTTCCTGGTGCTCTGGTCCACCGCACTGGGCGATGTCTGCTACTTCCCCAGCCGTCAGTACCCCCGGGCGCATGTGTTGACCGGCGGCGTGTCGCCCTATGGGTTCGTGTCGCCGGCAGCGGCTGCGGGCGACACGCTACAGAACCTGGCCGACACTGTCCACGAGATGGGCCTCCGCGTGCACGGGCTCATGCGGCCGGTGGCTTCGCGCCTAGCGCCGCTGCACTGGCCCAGGGCGGAGGGCGACCTGTTCCATCGCTGCCCGGAGGTGCGGCAGGTGGGCCGCCGGGGCGCACCGGTGGGGCACTACTCCTTCGCCCATCCGCTGGTGCGGGAGACTTTCACTGGTGTGCTGCGCGAACAGGTGGAGCACTGGCCGCTGGATGGCGTGCACGTCCTGTTCAATCGCGGCTGGCCCTTCGTGAGCTTCGAGCCGGCGGTGGTGGCGGACTTCACGGCGGAATACGGCGAGGACCCGCACGGGCTCGACCCGATGGACCCGCGCTGGTGGCGGCACCAGGCCCGCTATGTCAGCCGGTTCGTTCAGGACGTGCGGGAGATGCTCGACGAGGTGGGGCAGAGGCGGGGGCAGCGTCTGGAGTTCTCGGTCACGGTGATGGCGGGCGTGGAGCAGTCCCTGGCGCTGGGGCTCGATGTGAGCCAGTGGCTGGCCCGACGGTGGGTAGACCGTGCGATCGTGCATCCCTGCTGGCTGCCCAACCGCTGGCTGGACACGGAGGTCCGAGCTGATCTGAGCGTGACGCCGCAGCGTATCGCGGAGGTGAAGGCGCTGGCGGGTGAGACGTGCCGCGTCTATCCGGACGTGTACCCGCGCTACATGCCAGCGACGGACTACCCCCGCCGGGCGGAGGAGTACTATGCCGCCGGCGCCGACGGGCTGTGCTTCTGGGACACGTACTGTCGCGTGCCGCGCAAGAGCGAGTGGCACACGATCCGCCAGCTCGGGCACGTAGCTGACCTGCCGCAACTGGCTGAGGAGGCAAGGGGGCACTTCCGCGTCTACCCGTTGACGAGCACGGCGGGGATGAGCCTGGCCCCGGAGCACACACCGGCGACGAATGGGTGA